One genomic segment of Desulfocapsa sulfexigens DSM 10523 includes these proteins:
- the lpxD gene encoding UDP-3-O-(3-hydroxymyristoyl)glucosamine N-acyltransferase, producing MSKTCFSLEELATAVNGIVAGDGQLEITGFAPLETAGKGDISFLAKAGDVHRLKEFGGSAVIVPMSIEKAPVAVIRVDDPYLASAKIHGRLLEKPFVATGVHPQAWIGKETSLPEQISVAPFVSIGDRVTIGERVTLEAGVVLGDDVQIGDDTTIKANTTIAQGCKIGKRVTIFSGAVIGSDGYGYATDKQGFHTKRPQVGIVQIDDDVEIGANSCVDRAAYGVTHIKSGTKIDNLVQIAHNVVVGENSLIVSQVGIAGSVTLGRNVVLGGQAGVAGHITLGDTVMVAAQSGIHTNLDAGARVGGSPAIPMNIFARAAIQFGKLSEMGRDIRKLKKQMAKCEAVAEEQSGSAK from the coding sequence GTGAGCAAAACATGTTTTAGTCTGGAAGAATTAGCAACTGCGGTAAATGGTATAGTTGCAGGAGATGGGCAGTTGGAGATTACTGGGTTTGCTCCGCTGGAAACAGCAGGAAAGGGCGATATCAGTTTTCTGGCTAAAGCTGGAGATGTGCATAGATTAAAAGAGTTCGGAGGGAGTGCGGTTATAGTCCCCATGAGCATCGAAAAGGCACCTGTAGCAGTTATTCGTGTTGACGATCCTTATCTGGCCTCGGCTAAAATACATGGTCGGCTTCTTGAAAAACCGTTTGTTGCAACAGGGGTACATCCTCAGGCCTGGATAGGAAAGGAAACCTCTCTTCCTGAGCAGATCAGCGTCGCTCCATTTGTATCCATTGGTGATAGAGTGACAATTGGAGAGAGGGTGACCCTTGAAGCCGGAGTCGTTCTTGGAGACGATGTGCAGATTGGAGATGATACCACCATAAAAGCCAATACCACCATAGCCCAAGGGTGTAAAATCGGCAAACGAGTAACCATTTTTTCCGGTGCAGTGATCGGGAGTGATGGCTATGGGTATGCCACCGACAAACAGGGCTTTCACACAAAACGTCCTCAGGTAGGGATTGTCCAGATTGATGATGACGTGGAAATTGGTGCCAACAGCTGTGTGGATAGAGCTGCCTATGGAGTGACCCACATAAAATCGGGAACGAAAATTGATAATCTGGTTCAGATAGCCCATAATGTGGTTGTTGGCGAGAACAGTCTCATCGTTTCCCAAGTTGGAATTGCCGGTTCAGTAACCCTTGGCAGAAATGTTGTCCTTGGGGGGCAGGCTGGGGTGGCCGGTCATATTACCCTGGGAGATACTGTGATGGTTGCAGCACAGAGTGGAATACATACGAATTTGGATGCTGGAGCCCGGGTTGGCGGGTCACCTGCCATTCCCATGAATATATTTGCAAGAGCTGCTATCCAGTTTGGAAAGTTGTCCGAGATGGGGCGTGATATACGAAAATTAAAAAAGCAGATGGCTAAATGTGAAGCCGTTGCAGAAGAACAATCAGGGAGTGCAAAATGA